The window TACACGACGACGGGATGCGGTCCGGCCCCTCGCCCGGAGGCCTCCCGCCCCGCGTCGATGAGCTGCCGCGCCTTGCGCACGCCCTCGGCGTTGGTGGCGGCGGTGAGGATCGTCCCGTCGGCGGCCTCCCCGGTGAGCCGCAGCGACCGCGGCCCGGTGGCCCCGGCCAGCACCCCGCCTCCCCCAGCCTCCGGCGGCCAGTCGAGCGCGACGTCGTCCAGCGTCACGTACCGACCCTCGGTGGTCACCCTCTCCCCTCCCAACAAGGCCCGAAGCGCCACAAGATGCTCCCGCAACAACGTCACCGGCGACTCGACCCGCGCCCCCACCTGCCCCATCCAGTCCTGCACCCCGTGCCCCACACCGACGATCACCCGCCCCGGGAACATCCGGTGCAGCGACGCCGCCTCCATCGCCGTGATAGCCACATTCCGCAACGGCACAGGCAACAGCCCGACCCCGACCCGCACGCGCTCGGTCCACGCGAGGGCTGCGGCGGCGGTGGAGATACCGCCTTCTCGGAAGCAGTCCTCCCAGAGCCAGAGTTGGTCGAGGCCTGTCTCATCGGCCACACGGGCAACGGCACGAAGCCGCTCGGGGGCGAGCTGCGGACGGAATACTGCGCCGAGTTCGGTCATGGGGTCTTCCTACCCGGGCCGGTAGCGGCAGACAAGGAAGCCTTGCCGCGTGACGGATCAGGAGCGGGCAAGGCGGACGCCGGCGCGGCGGCCACGTTCGATGTCCTCGGCGGTAGCTCCCCGATCGGCGAGAGAACTGCGCTCTCCGTCCGATCCCGTGTTCCCGCTCAGGAAGCGGAATCGGCGGGGCGTCGACTCGTCCGAGGCGGGCGCGGCGATCACGCCGATGAAGCGAGGGTCACCCGCGAGCCACACCAGGCCGATCTGGGCCTTCACCTCAGGCGCCGCGCGAGGAGCCATCCTCCGGTGCCACCAGCCCACTCCCCAGTGCCGGGGAAACACCATGGGCAGGCGCTCCTCCGGGCGGGCGGGGTTCGGGAACTCGAACCACCCGCACTGCCTGCCGACGACGTCGGGCCGATCGGCAAGGCCGTGCGCGGCGTCTCGGTACAGACACCACGGGTGTTCCCGCAGGACCCTTCTCATCCCGAAGGCAACGGGGAAGACGAAGAGCTGGATGAACGCGCGGTAGAAGCTGTACAGCAGGAACGGCACGAAGAGGATCGTGTACCCGGGAGGAACGAAGACCACCAGGATCGCCAACAGGCCCGTCCACAGCGCGATCCAGCCGAGCAGAGCGAGCACGTTCGCAGCCAACTGCATCGACCAGGCGCGCCGGGTCGGCGGATGCTCCCAGGCGACGGCATGCTCGGTGGGGTTCATACGAGTTCTCTGTCCTCCGAGTCAGCACACGTGCCGGGTGGGATCGATCCG of the Streptomyces koelreuteriae genome contains:
- a CDS encoding LLM class flavin-dependent oxidoreductase, with product MTELGAVFRPQLAPERLRAVARVADETGLDQLWLWEDCFREGGISTAAAALAWTERVRVGVGLLPVPLRNVAITAMEAASLHRMFPGRVIVGVGHGVQDWMGQVGARVESPVTLLREHLVALRALLGGERVTTEGRYVTLDDVALDWPPEAGGGGVLAGATGPRSLRLTGEAADGTILTAATNAEGVRKARQLIDAGREASGRGAGPHPVVVYLLTATGTDAADRLRAELADEGLESVPDLGVAGDAGAVAKAVGRLVEAGADTVVLQPTGDEPDPEGFVRFVAEEVRPLVP